The following proteins are co-located in the Haloplanus sp. HW8-1 genome:
- a CDS encoding metallophosphoesterase family protein — protein sequence MRLAIISDTHVPARATGIPDWVRERADAADHVIHAGDFETPAVVDEVRSLADGSFTGVRGNVDPAGVDLPAVATVERGGVVFVVTHGTGDRIGYEDRVAAAVDEHGGDVGIAGHTHEHLDTVHDGVRLLNPGSATGAAPATETTMLTITVADGDFDVTLHRGE from the coding sequence ATGCGACTGGCGATCATCAGCGACACGCACGTCCCCGCCCGCGCGACGGGAATCCCGGACTGGGTTCGCGAACGCGCCGACGCCGCGGACCACGTGATCCACGCCGGCGACTTCGAGACGCCGGCCGTCGTCGACGAGGTTCGCTCGCTGGCCGACGGATCGTTCACGGGCGTCCGAGGCAACGTCGACCCCGCGGGCGTCGACCTCCCGGCCGTGGCGACCGTCGAACGCGGCGGCGTCGTGTTCGTGGTCACCCACGGCACCGGCGACCGGATCGGATACGAGGACCGCGTCGCCGCCGCCGTCGACGAACACGGCGGCGACGTGGGAATCGCTGGCCACACTCACGAGCACCTCGATACGGTCCACGACGGAGTGCGCCTCCTGAATCCGGGGTCGGCGACCGGCGCCGCCCCCGCCACCGAGACGACGATGCTGACGATTACCGTTGCCGACGGCGACTTTGACGTGACGCTCCACCGCGGGGAGTGA